A portion of the Pokkaliibacter sp. MBI-7 genome contains these proteins:
- a CDS encoding PilL N-terminal domain-containing protein produces MSSPFYPIRYRQWRTPLFACLSPGLAVALACGVLAGCAQQQPKPAPEPVSSVSPYLIAPDVYAGDLPGVEAGASPATVTYGRYTEVAVGPTVAQRDLMAQIIDIQIPTSMSPSVGDAVRYVLAKSGYSLAAPSSVTDPLYTAPLPAPLYRIGPMALRDALQVLGGPAWQVQVDELHRLVQYVPRPGYAAPAEVVDVSASALATVKVGQASEAGTVDEREAAAVPTPVRPRRQSGEQ; encoded by the coding sequence ATGAGCAGTCCGTTCTATCCCATCCGTTATCGCCAGTGGCGTACTCCCCTGTTTGCCTGTCTGTCACCCGGTCTGGCTGTTGCGCTGGCCTGCGGTGTGCTGGCCGGGTGTGCCCAGCAGCAACCTAAACCGGCCCCTGAACCTGTATCGTCGGTCAGCCCCTACCTGATTGCGCCTGATGTCTATGCAGGCGATCTGCCGGGTGTCGAAGCGGGGGCATCCCCTGCGACTGTTACCTATGGCCGTTATACCGAGGTAGCAGTGGGTCCAACCGTGGCCCAGCGCGATCTGATGGCACAGATCATCGATATCCAGATTCCTACCTCCATGTCGCCCAGTGTGGGTGATGCCGTGCGCTATGTCCTGGCCAAGTCGGGCTACAGCCTGGCGGCCCCTTCCTCCGTGACCGACCCGCTCTATACCGCCCCATTGCCTGCGCCGCTTTACCGCATTGGGCCGATGGCTCTGCGGGATGCGCTGCAAGTCTTGGGAGGTCCTGCCTGGCAGGTGCAAGTGGATGAGCTGCACCGCCTGGTGCAGTACGTGCCTCGCCCGGGCTATGCCGCACCGGCAGAGGTGGTGGATGTCAGCGCGTCGGCGCTGGCGACAGTGAAGGTGGGTCAGGCGAGTGAAGCCGGTACGGTGGATGAGAGGGAGGCCGCGGCGGTGCCAACGCCTGTGCGTCCGCGTCGTCAGTCCGGTGAGCAGTGA